The genomic DNA AGGACTTGGAACTCCGGTAGGAGTAGGGACATGATCATAAAATCCACCATGTTCGTCATATGTGATAATAAACAACATTTTCTCCCATTGTGGACTCGCTCTGAGGGTCTCGTAAACATGTTTAATTAATTTTTGACCCTCTGCGACGTCATGAGAAGGATGATCATCGTTGCCCGGAAACAATTTCAGATCGAAAAAACGTTGTTCAATCACTGTGTAGTTTGGCAGCGTCCCCTTTTCACAATGTTTCTTGAAATCCAAATCAAATGGATGAAACTTGCCAAGATATTTCAGTTTTCTCAAGTTCCTGAATTCATCAAATGTTAATGCACATTTTATTATATAGAAAGCAAACCTTAAATCCCACAAAAATTGTGTCAAGTATACTAACCATTTGGGTAAATTAAATAGAGTTTGTCATCCAAAAGAAAACATTTTCCATGTTTTGTTTATTCATTGTAAAAGGCCACATGACATTTTGCACTCGCCTTGCTCGCGTGCTGGGATATAACCCTTACGTGTTCAAAAACCGAATCCCTAGCAAGAATATCCTAAGGCCTAAGGAGTATTATTGAATTGCATCAACTCTTACAGCTCTGCATTGGCATATCCCAATTCCTAGAGCATATCACCTCTTATATTCACTAATTTAATGGGATACGCAACATCGGGTGATGAGGTGAGAGCATCCAAAGGCCATGTTTCTCTACCTAAGCCCTGGCATCGCATATTATATGCATGCGTAATAAAATATGCAATAATGTCTGTCCTGGAAAAACCATTTCAAGCTTAAGCATAATGGATATTCTTTGTTTCTTATGCTTTCAAGTAAATACTTGTTAATAATGATAAATAATTCTGGTATTCCAATTCATGTTATCGCGTTTACGAGTGCATAGCAATATAATGAGCGTGTAATTGTGAGCAGTCAGATTTTGCATCCATGTATACGCATGTCTATAATAAAAAATCTAACGGTCGAAATGTGGGTATCCATTGTGCACTTCTGCGTGTGACAGTAATTAACATGAAAAAGTTGGGAACCAGATGAATTTAGAATCCAAATGTAAAAGAGGAAATGCGTTGATAAGAACCAAATTACTTACCTGTAAAAAAGAGTAGCAGGTGGATTCTGATAATAAATCCCGAACGAAAATCCGGCTTCATCTAGTGATTCAAAAATTGTTTTCTGAGGGAACCCGGCAATCAACTTATTTCTATCGTTTCTCTCCGCACCATTCGAAGTGGCTGAATGAACGAACAATCGGTTCGGTTGAGTGGAAGCCGGAACAGAAGCAAACCAACGATCAAACACAGCAAACTCAGAAACCAGTTCCTTGTAAATAGGTACAGAATCCGGTTGAAACCCATTCATAACTGTACTGGACATCCCTTTTGTTAATCTCTCTGCATTTTGAGCAAACCCTTTCATTTCCGGAACATTATCTTTCGAAGCTGTTGATGCTTCCCATTGCATACCAAAAATCTGCTCGTATATGTCTTGGATTGAATGACCAGGGTCTGGGTCTACATGTTCCGATTTGTCGCCGAAAAATATCTTGCTCGACGTTAGATCATTTGCTGAAATATGATTGAATTCTGTCCCGGTTACTCCATTGATTTCCGGGTTCAATGTCTTCATCCATCCTAGCATGTGATCAAACGAACGATTCTCTTGAACTAATACTACTATCGTGTCGATCGGAAACGTCGACATCTTTTTTGGTAGTTAGTTTTTCTTCTAAGTTGTGATTATATGGGATTTATAGGTAAGAACAAGCTAAAAAGATAGACTTCTTAGTTTGATGCTTGAAGGGAAAGCAAGAACAAGCTAAAAAAAGGTGTCTTACTTGCTTATATGCATCAAACTGACAAAAACGTAAACATAAGATATTGGCTTGGTCTGGACCATTTAGTTAGTGGGTCCCACTGTGTTTGAATTGAAGTCTTGTCATGATCTTATTGGTTGGATTTCTTACATATTGTTTTATCACCCAGATCAGCACCACGCTACTTGCACATGTACATGTGTGCGCATCTTGGTATGGTCTTCTggtttttgttttgatcaaaaTCTTCAGATGTGAAGATCATACGAACCAGACCTAACCATGCATGTCAAAGGTGGCGAATAACACGCGATTAGCTCGCGTATTTTCTAGTTTTGGTGATATATGATGCTTGACGAAATGTACCTACGAAACCTACCGGTCCACGAGCCTATATGACCTATGTGCATGATGGGGATAAAGAGTATGGGACTGACAATATAGTAATCATGTGATAACCAAACACGTTTTTTATTTAATGCACACACGTCATAACTTGTTGAGAAACTCCGCATATTCTTGGGAATTTAGACGATGCTAGAGGTAAGTAGAGATGGGAAGCTTCTTCATTCATAACTTTGTGCAGGAAGAGAGGATTTTCGGGTCCTATTATCTCTCATTACGTGTCGCAAAGGTATTGATCATATTCATCCCGACTCATCATGGCTACCTGTCTGTATGTATGAGTGTTTAGATAAAGGCCATATCATGgaaacaaaatcttgttatgcgTTCAGACATATATGATTCACAACCTAGATTCAGAGTTGTCCTAAAGGAGTTTACACGGGAAACGTAAAATATCTTCTCGATAGATGTAGCATAAATGTTGGACATAAATTgaagaaatgcaaaaaaaaaaaatcagtatagAATAAAACTTAAACAACGTCCTATACTATTACTAGTTTAtcctagcttaattgggggccatccGAATTAATTGGGGGTCATGCACTAGAGGAAAAAAAAGTCACCAGAatctaatttgggtcaccccttataaaaatattttttaaatggctaaaatgccTATAAATGATTActgttaaaatttaattaattagtgataatcttaattacttagTGATAATGttacttaattagagtttaacTTTTTTTACCAGATTTTTTGTCCGCAATTtttagtctaactttttttttacccagatagtatgaaaaatcgtcaaggtattaaaagatttcattgacgaccctcaacagtcgttaatgtttagactgtttaagtgacgactctaaactatcgaagattcattaatggcggaaatgtacgacagttttgggtcgtcataaaaatgatcaattccctgacgaccctttggaagggtcgttactgttttggttacgcatttgacgacttaaacagtcgttaatgttttagaaatgtcgttatagactgtcgttaatctctaaaaagagtcgttagtgtatgacagtttagagtcgttattgttttgatcatgatgtacgaccctaaactgtcgttaatgtcggtGAAGGGTCGTTAATGAGGGTCGTTCTActtgaagaaaaaattgggaggCGAATAAAAtttcatggcccccaattaagctaggtagtttattcttattCAAGTGTTTCACGATTCTGACTCTTCATTATGCtagcaaaaaaagaaaattgtgatAAAATAACTGAACAAATATTTCTTGATAAAGTACCTAAACATTTTCTTGATAAACAACCTTAGAAATCGAACTAACTTCTATTCTTTCTACATTTGCTCAAAATACTTTCACCTACTCTCAAATTTGTTCTCAAAACATTGTATTTCAACTcttctagaaaaaaaaaattcttttttctttGGACGCCATTCCAAAACTATCTTTTCATAGCGAAAGAAAATCAATCAAACTGATGGTGAAATTTTTGAATTAATTACCTGCTTAAAATAATGAGACCTCCCAACTGTATAGAGTCCCAAAAGTATACCACCATACCATTTTGCTTAACTTTGACATAATACTACGGTAACTTGGATAGATATGCTTATTCTCTTCTGGCGGAATTCAACCCAGCGTCACTTTGCATTTTCTGGTGTAACAATTTCATTAATACTTTTTTTTATAGAGGTGGCCAGACTCACAGGTTTCTCTTTCTTTTGGAGAAGTTAAATCATGGCAACCTGCGTTTTATAAGTAAACTAAACACAAAGTTGTCCGAAAAGATTTTTCAAAAGCAAACCAACCAGTCATTTAGTTGAATGGTAGATCAATGTTTCCAAGCACCATTCATtagtatagtcttcaaatcagccATGACGATAGTTTTTTTAACAAAATAGCCTAATTTTTAACTCGACTTTCTTTATCAAACTCATTACAAAAATAGTACGCAAACATTAAAAGCTTTGTTGTGGTTAGGTTGATATTATTCATTTAATGCTACTAGTGAAGAAACTTATCAACCAATTCAATTTTCTAGCTTCAATATGAATGGATGTTCAGGTTTAGGGTTCAGGGTTCAGTCTCGTGGCTATTCCCTTGATTTTGCGCCCCCGGAGGCACAAGCCTAACTTGGCCACTGGTTGGGTAGTTGGTTCCATGACCATATTGTAACCATATGGGGTTTTTGGGTAGTGCACTTGTGCATTAATGTGCACAATCGTACCGGAACTTACCTTGTCAACGGAGATCAAGATGGATGTACTTATTTAGTTATTTATGAACTACATGTGAAAATTTATGAGAAAGTACCATCATAAAACCGTCACTAAAACTAACGAGAGAAATCGCTGTGGAACAACATGTGAAATTTAATGAGAAAGTCCGGCCACCTTCACTAAAAATAAACGACAAATCGCTCTGCTAACAAAGGCGCACAAAGTTATCATCAAacttgcaaataagaacaacaatTTTACCTACGTAGATGGATGTACTAGTTCTGCAAGCCAATTTAGTACCTTGCGGGCTTGCAGTAGCCGGCATTTGACGAACTCATACTATAGAGTAGAACTATTTCCTATTTAGTAGCTCTTCAATCATTTGCAATgcaattttatcctcgtcttcACAAATCTGTCCACCATCTTGATCAGTTTGGCTTGTTACCATCGCATTCTTGTCTAGGGACACTTCTGCAGCAGGTAGATCATTTGAAGTTTGTTCATtgttctttccaaactcaacgGTCATAATCCAGTTTGATTCAGAATGAGACCCAGCACGTTTTTGCCAAACTCCAATATGAGAGTTTTCAGTATCAAGCCTAAGACAAGTGAGAGAAGGTGATAATGTCTTGCAACCACGGCGAAGTTTTGCACTGAGAATTGTAGAGAGTTCCGCCGAAGATTGGGACACATTATTTGCTTCTGTTTCTGTCGTACTCTTATTGATGGAGAAGTTGGTTTTTGCATTTCGGCCACTCATCAGTATAGCTGCTTCATCATATGCTCGAGCCGCTTCCTCTGCTGTCCTAAAGGTTCCCAACCAAACCCTCCTTTTCCTAtgcacaaaagaaaaaaacaattatGAGAAATTGTTCGTTATAGCGCGAACCAAAGAGCAGTAACTCAAATTTGTCATTTTGTAACTTACAATAGAGGATGGCGGATTTCAGAGACCCATGAGCCCCAATGCCGTTGCCTGACTCCTCTGAACTTTTTTAATTGTACCATTGTTAGACGCAGGATATTTGTTGATCTTGATATTTGGACAGAGAAAATGAGAGAGGATTCATTCAAGTTGAGATTACGAAGGATCAGAAAGAATATATGGTTGCGTCGCGTCGGTGCAGTAGTAGTACTAGGTACTCTTTGGTTGAAGTTTCTTACTACTTTGGTACCAAGAAACTAGTGTTATAAATCCATGGTGGATCCAATTTATCAAAATCAGCCTAGCACCCAGCGTGACAGTTGCTATTTCATTTGGGCTCTTTTAACAACCCTCATTTAGTTCATAATTAAAAACTAAAACCTATTATTAAATGTCGGCTAACTTAAATAGTGTTTGCTGTTGATGACTACCTCGATCACATATTCATATTATTTTCAAAGGCAGACCCGGACATATCTTAAGAAATGAGGGTAAAGTCTACAGGTCGAAGTAGGAGTGGCCTGAAAAAAGTAAATCCGGAGCGTAAATAATAGGCATTTGGAGCTAATTGCACATGCCAGGCTCCGCCCTGGACTCCAGAGCACGCTCTTGCAACATGTTTTAGCAGAGTATGCAAGTTCAtgagcagcaatattacaccgcatctagatgaattttttttaatttgtgtaTTTCACCATGAAAAAATTGGACAACAATGTACTAGAAATAGTAGAAGTTAGTACTTGTGAAATGGACTAGACACCAACTAACTACTTCAAGCATAAATGAAATGGAGTTAGGTTTTAAACATTGGGTTAGGTGCATGATCATAGGAAGGGACGTCAGTTTCACAACCATATCCTGGTACCTCCCTATCCTTAATGCTCTAGGGTAGTTATGCTGTGATTAATGTGTTGTCCAGCAGATATCAATGTTAACTACCTTGGATTGGTGAATGGATATGTACCTGACATTTGACAATTGTGTGAAAATTGAGGAGAACCTGTCACTGCTGCAGGTATTTATTTGTAACCATATATATCAAAAGCCTAACATGGCTATAACATTTTGATCCCACTGTTTCTTGCAATCAATGAATCAAGGTGGAGATGCACATGCAGCTGCTTCTTGGTTACTCCTTTTGATAATGTATTTAGCAGCCAACTTTAGTGCCTTCTTTCGGATTTGTTGCCTTAATTTCTACCTAATTAGATCGGTTAAAACCATTTCACTTTAACAATGCCTTGGAATCACTCGAGGTATAAGTCATAAAAACATTAATGAAAGAAAGTGCATGAGTACACCTAACTGGTCGTCAGGTAAGGCTTGATAAACCGGACTTCCACTCTCCTGCTGTCAAATATTGATCAGAAGCCGGACGCCCCACTGTAATGCTTATTCTCATAGTAGACGTAGGCTCTGTATCGTGTGCCAGATGGATAGTATTTTGGGTTCGTTCTACGGGATTAGCTTTTGGTTTGCTAACTTTTCTTGTTTTAGTTGTAGGTAAAGCTAACAGGTAAAAAGTGACTTTTCAAACTTACTGTAGTTGAAAATGCAAAAGGTAGTTTAAGAGAaaacataaatttgatttctaacaacacaAAATAAATGTATTTTTGAGTTGGAGGTTGAAAAATCAGAAATCAGTTTGGCGATAATTTCTCACTACAACTTCTCGTAACAGAAAAGGTagatttttgtgaagcaaaataattATGCTTCTGATTTCTGTTTTTGGTATCCAGACGCGCTCTAATAGTTCGATTGGAAAAGTCAGTTTGGCTGTCAAACTTCAAAATGACTtctaaaaatcgaaaaaaatagCTTTTTGTGAAGCATTAAATGACATTTTTTCTATGaaatataaaattatttaataaaaattaaaaaaagaagtaaaatgaattttgagtataTGTTCTTTTTTTTCCACCTTTGTCGAATTTGACTCCCACGTAAAACAATTGGATCCGATTCCGAATATAAGACTTCGCTTTCTTGGCGGGGCTAGGCTCTAGGAGTTAACTTAGGATCTcactattttgtcttattattaTTACTTCTATCACCACAATTCTCTTGCTTGAATAACAGATTGTTTCCTTAACAAAATCCGGATTCttgaaaaacttttcttccacTTTAAATCATTTTAGATTCTCATTTTCCATCTATGCATTGCTCTACAATGAAGCTATAAAAACTCTTCTATTATCACCAATTTTTTGTCACTCGTTTAGGTGTTAACATTTATACAAAGGTATGATTTAAGTTTTGCCTTATATTTGCTTGTTTGCTATTAGATTTCTCAGAGTTCTGTTCGATTCTTCGTAAAATAATAATCTTTTTGTTCATGACTTTATAATAAGGTGAAGCTATGTCGATGATTCTGCTACATGGTACGCTTCATGCTACAATCTTTGAGGCAAGTTCATTATCACACCCTCACAAAGAAACCGGTGGCGGTGGAGGGCCTGGGTTCCTCCGAAAGGTATGCGATATGAACCAGTAAATAAATATTCATATCATCTTGATTGGATGTCACGTGCTTAGAATTTCATATTCTTCTAGTACTTCATTCATTTTTGGGATACTAAGAAGATGGCACACCATTAAGATTATATTTTCTGATTTTGCAACACTCACACATTGCTCAAATAAGAATACATACCATACCTTCTTTTAGCATTAATGAACTACTGTTGTAATTTTAATGCTGATTTAATCTCAATATAAACTATATTTACATCTCTCCAAAATaagattttttcttttaaatattcCAAAATGACATTGACCAAAATATTGTAAAACTGATATTATTAAGTTTGGATTTATTTTTGTGGATTTCAACCTCTTTGATTTATCTTGAAATTCAATGTCTTATTTATTTGGCGATGAAATTTGAGATATCCTTcctccatatatttatgtttgcatctttaaataaaaaatttacattttaattacttttctcaaaagaaaaatttcttatatattattattattattatacgtagctatatattttcattttttcttgattAATATGTTTTATCTATCTGTCGTtatggttttcttctttttattggaAATTTGAAGAACGTTGGTAAAAAAACGGTACCAAAGAGAAGATTGTTTTCAAGGATCAAGAGAATATTATCATGCCAAACTCAGGTCTTCTTTACTTAAATCTAACAACATAATTGTGGGTAATTTGTCGTTTAGTATCTGTATTTTGTCTATAACTCAGCTTTGGAACtcaattatttgaaaaataaaataaaaataatctttGGATGAAACTTGTTACCCGATTTAGTTAACCTTATTGAGAAATATTTATTTATCTGTATAAAACAAATGAAGTCAAATTTGGTCTATGACAATCAACGGTTAGTCTATTTATCATTTTCCAAATTTTCGGATAAATGGATATAATCTTAGACAAAATCCAAGTAACAAACGAACAAATTACAACCTTAAATCTCATTATTTTATGTTACCACGTATGtcaacttgttttgttttctacTTTTCCTAACAAGTGCTAATTGTTCATTGTAGCTTGTGGAAAATATTGAGGAAACTGTCGGAGTGGGTAAAGGAGCTACCAGATTATACGCGACAATCGATCTTGAAAAGGCAAGAGTTGGTCGAACAAGATTGATTGGGGATGAAGAAGTTAACCCTCGGTGGTATGAGTCGTTTCATATTTATTGTGCACATATGGCATCTAACATTATCTTCACTGTCAAAGACGACGATCCTATCGGTGCAACTCTATTAGGAAGAGGTTACTTGCCTGTCAACGAAATCATCAACGGGCAAGAAGTCGATGAATGGCTTGAGATTATGGACAAAGATCGTAATCCTATTCCAGGAGGTGGTAAAATCCATGTGAAACTACAGTTTTTTGATGTTACAAAGGACCGTAATTGGTCTCGTGGGATTATGAGTCCTAAATTCCCTGGTGTTCCTTATACTTACTTTACTCAGAGAAATGGGTGCAAAGTTTCTCTTTACCAAGATTCGCACGTTCCAGACAATTTCATCCCAAAAATTCCACTTTCTGATGGAAAATTCTATGAGCCACATCGATGTTGGGAGGATATCTTTGATGCAATTACCAATGCACAACATTTTATTTACATAACGGGTTGGTCTGTATATACCGAGATAACTTTGGTGAGGGACACAAGGAGGCAAAAACCGGGAGGAGATATTACCCTAGGAGAGTTACTGAAGAAGAAAGCTCGAGACGGTGTTAAGGTTCTTATGCTTGTTTGGGATGATAGAACATCGGTTGGATTGCTAAAGAAGGATGGATTGATGGCTAGCCATGATGAAGAAACTGCACAATACTTTGAGAACACTGAAGTTCACTGTGTACTTTGCCCTCGTGATCCTGATGATGGAGGCAGCATAGTTCAAGACTTACAAATATCTACAATGTTTACTCATCACCAAAAAATTGTTTGTGTTGATAGCGAGATGCCGGGAAGAGGATCACAAAAGAGGAGGATTGTGAGTTTTGTTGGAGGAATTGATCTTTGCAATGGAAGGTATGATACACAATTCCATTCACTTTTTAGGACGTTGGACACGGCGCACCATGCCGATTTCAATCAACCAAATTTTACTGGCTCTGCAATCACAAAGGGTGGCCCAAGGGAGCCGTGGCATGACATCCACTCAAGACTCGAAGGACCTGTTGCTTGGGATGTTTTATATAACTTTGAGCAAAGGTGGAGAAAGCAAGGTGGGAAAGACCTTCTTATTGAGCTTAGAGAGCTTGCTAACATAATTATTCCTCCATCTTCTGTTATGTACCCGAATGATCGTGAAACATGGAATGTTCAATTATTTCGTTCAATTGATGGTGGGGCTGCTTTTGGATTCCCTGACACACCTGAGGAAGCAGCAAGAGCAGGGCTTATTAGTGGGAAAGACAACATCATTGATCGAAGTATTCAAGATGCATACATAAATGCCATTCGTCGGGCAAAGAACTTCATCTACATCGAAAATCAGTATTTCCTTGGAAGTTGTTTCGGGTGGAAACCTGACGATATCAAAGTTGAAGATATTGGCGCTTTACATCTTATTCCCAAAGAACTCTCACTTAAAATTGTAAGTAAGATCGAAGCAGGAGAAAGGTTTTCTGTTTATATTATTGTTCCTATGTGGCCAGAAGGTATCCCCGAAAGCGCATCTGTGCAGGCAATACTAGACTGGCAGCGAAGAACAATGGAGATGATGTACACCGACATTGCTCAAGCTCTTCGAGCTAAGGGAATAGAAGCGAACCCAAAGGACTATTTAACGTTCTTCTGCCTAGGTAATAGGGAGATGAAGAAGGACGGAGAGTATCAACCAAC from Papaver somniferum cultivar HN1 unplaced genomic scaffold, ASM357369v1 unplaced-scaffold_24, whole genome shotgun sequence includes the following:
- the LOC113340994 gene encoding ethylene-responsive transcription factor WIN1-like, which gives rise to MVQLKKFRGVRQRHWGSWVSEIRHPLLKRRVWLGTFRTAEEAARAYDEAAILMSGRNAKTNFSINKSTTETEANNVSQSSAELSTILSAKLRRGCKTLSPSLTCLRLDTENSHIGVWQKRAGSHSESNWIMTVEFGKNNEQTSNDLPAAEVSLDKNAMVTSQTDQDGGQICEDEDKIALQMIEELLNRK
- the LOC113341011 gene encoding phospholipase D alpha 1-like isoform X1 — translated: MSMILLHGTLHATIFEASSLSHPHKETGGGGGPGFLRKNVGKKTVPKRRLFSRIKRILSCQTQLVENIEETVGVGKGATRLYATIDLEKARVGRTRLIGDEEVNPRWYESFHIYCAHMASNIIFTVKDDDPIGATLLGRGYLPVNEIINGQEVDEWLEIMDKDRNPIPGGGKIHVKLQFFDVTKDRNWSRGIMSPKFPGVPYTYFTQRNGCKVSLYQDSHVPDNFIPKIPLSDGKFYEPHRCWEDIFDAITNAQHFIYITGWSVYTEITLVRDTRRQKPGGDITLGELLKKKARDGVKVLMLVWDDRTSVGLLKKDGLMASHDEETAQYFENTEVHCVLCPRDPDDGGSIVQDLQISTMFTHHQKIVCVDSEMPGRGSQKRRIVSFVGGIDLCNGRYDTQFHSLFRTLDTAHHADFNQPNFTGSAITKGGPREPWHDIHSRLEGPVAWDVLYNFEQRWRKQGGKDLLIELRELANIIIPPSSVMYPNDRETWNVQLFRSIDGGAAFGFPDTPEEAARAGLISGKDNIIDRSIQDAYINAIRRAKNFIYIENQYFLGSCFGWKPDDIKVEDIGALHLIPKELSLKIVSKIEAGERFSVYIIVPMWPEGIPESASVQAILDWQRRTMEMMYTDIAQALRAKGIEANPKDYLTFFCLGNREMKKDGEYQPTEQPEPDSDYLKAQQARRFMIYVHSKMMIVDDEYIIVGSANINQRSLDGARDSEIAMGSYQPYYIATNRERARGQIHGFRMALWYEHLGMLDEAFQQPESQNCIQKVNKIADKYWDMYSSSNLERDLPGHLLTYPVAVTYEGNITELPGNEFFPDTQARVLGTKSDYLPPILTT
- the LOC113341011 gene encoding phospholipase D alpha 1-like isoform X2 gives rise to the protein MSMILLHGTLHATIFEASSLSHPHKETGGGGGPGFLRKLVENIEETVGVGKGATRLYATIDLEKARVGRTRLIGDEEVNPRWYESFHIYCAHMASNIIFTVKDDDPIGATLLGRGYLPVNEIINGQEVDEWLEIMDKDRNPIPGGGKIHVKLQFFDVTKDRNWSRGIMSPKFPGVPYTYFTQRNGCKVSLYQDSHVPDNFIPKIPLSDGKFYEPHRCWEDIFDAITNAQHFIYITGWSVYTEITLVRDTRRQKPGGDITLGELLKKKARDGVKVLMLVWDDRTSVGLLKKDGLMASHDEETAQYFENTEVHCVLCPRDPDDGGSIVQDLQISTMFTHHQKIVCVDSEMPGRGSQKRRIVSFVGGIDLCNGRYDTQFHSLFRTLDTAHHADFNQPNFTGSAITKGGPREPWHDIHSRLEGPVAWDVLYNFEQRWRKQGGKDLLIELRELANIIIPPSSVMYPNDRETWNVQLFRSIDGGAAFGFPDTPEEAARAGLISGKDNIIDRSIQDAYINAIRRAKNFIYIENQYFLGSCFGWKPDDIKVEDIGALHLIPKELSLKIVSKIEAGERFSVYIIVPMWPEGIPESASVQAILDWQRRTMEMMYTDIAQALRAKGIEANPKDYLTFFCLGNREMKKDGEYQPTEQPEPDSDYLKAQQARRFMIYVHSKMMIVDDEYIIVGSANINQRSLDGARDSEIAMGSYQPYYIATNRERARGQIHGFRMALWYEHLGMLDEAFQQPESQNCIQKVNKIADKYWDMYSSSNLERDLPGHLLTYPVAVTYEGNITELPGNEFFPDTQARVLGTKSDYLPPILTT
- the LOC113340993 gene encoding non-specific phospholipase C4-like; the encoded protein is MSTFPIDTIVVLVQENRSFDHMLGWMKTLNPEINGVTGTEFNHISANDLTSSKIFFGDKSEHVDPDPGHSIQDIYEQIFGMQWEASTASKDNVPEMKGFAQNAERLTKGMSSTVMNGFQPDSVPIYKELVSEFAVFDRWFASVPASTQPNRLFVHSATSNGAERNDRNKLIAGFPQKTIFESLDEAGFSFGIYYQNPPATLFYRNLRKLKYLGKFHPFDLDFKKHCEKGTLPNYTVIEQRFFDLKLFPGNDDHPSHDVAEGQKLIKHVYETLRASPQWEKMLFIITYDEHGGFYDHVPTPTGVPSPDGLVGPDPYKFQFDRLGVRVPTIMISPWIERGIVVHGPSGPDPTSEFEHSSIPATVKKIFNLKEFLTKRDAWAGTFESVLSRDTPRTDCPVTLSDPQKIRPREAEENVKLSEFQEELVQMAATLNGDCYKDTYPDKLVENMTCAEGCKYVQDAFEKFRENCENAKKNGADDSEIVVPFGQRSQEPAEKKSFANKMGSCFACSIS